A single Halogeometricum rufum DNA region contains:
- the xacF gene encoding 2,5-dioxovalerate dehydrogenase, which yields MVDTYQNYVDGEWRDSETGETFEVTNPADQSDVVGAFQRSSSADAAGAIEAAAAVEDEWAETPATARGTFLRETAKRMDDRAEELTETLVREEGKTRTEAAGEVQRAVDIFYYYAERAKDYAGERQEPSTTDQNLYYVREPMGVAGLIVPWNYPIAIPSWKMAPALATGNTLVVKPSQDAPNVLRKVFECLDAAAEETGVPDGVVNFVAGGGEEVGGEILDHDAVDTVSFTGSRQVGEMIYEQATDSHKRVQTELGSKNPTVVSASADVEEAADVVAAGAFGVTGQACTATERVVVHDSLYDDFVEALVERAESLDVGPGLDDPDMGPHVSESELESTLEYVEIGQDEGATLEYGGERLEGDDYDDGFFVSPTIFTDVESDMRIMQEEVFGPFVGVTSYSDFDEAVEIVNDVEFGLAAGIVTQDHSEANRFVDEADFGVVKVNEATTGLELHVPFGGMNASSSETYREQGEEGMDFFTITKTVYDNY from the coding sequence ATGGTGGATACGTACCAGAACTACGTTGACGGCGAGTGGCGAGACTCCGAGACCGGCGAGACGTTCGAGGTGACGAATCCGGCGGACCAGTCCGACGTCGTCGGCGCCTTCCAGCGGTCGAGTTCGGCCGACGCCGCCGGGGCGATAGAGGCCGCCGCGGCCGTCGAAGACGAGTGGGCGGAGACGCCCGCCACGGCGCGCGGAACGTTCCTCCGCGAGACGGCCAAACGGATGGACGACCGCGCCGAGGAACTGACCGAGACGCTGGTCCGCGAGGAGGGGAAGACGAGGACCGAGGCCGCAGGCGAAGTCCAGCGAGCGGTCGACATCTTCTACTACTACGCCGAACGCGCGAAGGACTACGCGGGCGAACGGCAGGAGCCCTCGACGACCGACCAGAACCTCTACTACGTGCGCGAACCGATGGGCGTGGCCGGCCTCATCGTCCCGTGGAACTACCCCATCGCCATCCCGTCGTGGAAGATGGCCCCCGCGCTGGCGACGGGGAACACGCTCGTCGTCAAACCCTCGCAGGACGCGCCGAACGTCCTCCGAAAGGTGTTCGAGTGTCTCGACGCCGCGGCCGAGGAGACGGGCGTCCCGGACGGCGTCGTCAACTTCGTCGCCGGCGGCGGCGAGGAAGTCGGCGGGGAGATACTCGACCACGATGCGGTCGACACCGTGTCGTTCACCGGCAGCCGTCAGGTCGGCGAGATGATATACGAGCAGGCGACGGACTCGCACAAGCGCGTACAGACCGAACTGGGGAGCAAGAACCCCACCGTCGTCTCGGCGAGCGCAGACGTGGAGGAGGCGGCCGACGTCGTCGCCGCGGGCGCGTTCGGCGTCACCGGGCAGGCCTGCACCGCGACCGAACGCGTCGTCGTCCACGACTCGCTGTACGACGACTTCGTGGAGGCACTCGTCGAACGGGCCGAGAGCCTCGACGTCGGACCGGGACTGGACGACCCCGACATGGGTCCGCACGTCAGCGAGAGCGAACTGGAGAGCACGCTGGAGTACGTCGAAATCGGGCAGGACGAGGGCGCGACGCTCGAGTACGGCGGCGAACGACTCGAGGGCGACGACTACGACGACGGCTTCTTCGTCTCGCCGACCATCTTCACCGACGTCGAGTCGGACATGCGAATCATGCAGGAGGAGGTGTTCGGCCCCTTCGTCGGCGTCACCTCCTACAGCGACTTCGACGAGGCCGTCGAAATCGTCAACGACGTGGAGTTCGGCCTCGCGGCGGGTATCGTCACGCAGGACCACTCGGAGGCCAACCGCTTCGTCGACGAGGCGGACTTCGGCGTCGTCAAGGTGAACGAGGCGACGACGGGGCTGGAACTGCACGTCCCGTTCGGCGGGATGAACGCCTCCTCCTCGGAGACGTACCGAGAGCAGGGCGAGGAGGGGATGGACTTCTTCACCATCACGAAGACCGTCTACGACAACTACTGA